In a single window of the Arachis hypogaea cultivar Tifrunner chromosome 6, arahy.Tifrunner.gnm2.J5K5, whole genome shotgun sequence genome:
- the LOC140173698 gene encoding uncharacterized protein gives MAKQKEKARRSRPKQHNKRLGGYGKLSMVKELKKKYRLNMLGLIETNREVVTKFDVARLWGCAMVGWEFVESVGASGGLLLMNFNEILRLEERKGVVRLPASAEDFKVCVQVLQLVELPLTDRKFTWFQGRSCRRIDRILVSLEWLEEFPDTRLKGGSRGLSDHCPLILEDSKLYAGPRPFRSLDSWFAHEGFLKLVKDEWRNLGDDTFTNKLKALTVPLRRWHKDKFEDMDSRIKKFKEEIKKIDDMVSVGSYDGTMEARRKALVTYCAKWYVIKEIHWKQMSRSQHARDMDKNTRYFHNLASARRRNNSIVSLVINGRLVRNQDRIKTVITCFYKELYRQEYALLIGIREGLVKKIDDEETSLLEEMPSAEKVREAVWDCESSKAPGCDGYNMNFIKKYWGELG, from the exons ATGGCAAAACAAAAGGAGAAAGCTAGGAGAAGCAGGCCCAAACAACATAACAAG AGGCTTGGAGGGTATGGAAAGTTGAGTATGGTGaaagaattaaagaaaaaatacagGCTGAATATGCTAGGTTTGATTGAAACTAATAGGGAGGTGGTAACTAAGTTTGATGTAGCACGTTTGTGGGGTTGTGCTATGGTGGGTTGGGAGTTTGTGGAATCAGTTGGTGCCTCTGGTGGTTTATTATTAAT GAATTTTAATGAGATACTACGATTGGAGGAAAGGAAAGGCGTTGTTAGGCTACCAGCATCTGCGGAGGATTTTAAGGTATGTGTGCAAGTTTTACAGTTAGTAGAATTACCGTTGACCGATCGAAAATTCACATGGTTTCAAGGTAGATCTTGTAGACGTATTGATAGGATCTTGGTCAGTTTGGAGTGGCTTGAGGAGTTCCCAGATACTCGTTTGAAAGGAGGATCGAGAGGCCTATCAGATCATTGTCCGTTAATCTTAGAAGATTCTAAATTGTATGCGGGTCCGAGACCTTTTCGTAGTTTGGATTCTTGGTTTGCACATGAAGGGTTTCTGAAGTTAGTAAAGGATGAGTGGAGAAACTTGGGAGATGATACGTTCACAAACAAGCTGAAGGCTTTGACGGTACCGCTAAGAAGATGGCACAAGGATAAGTTTGAGGACATGGATAGCAGGATAAAGAAGTTTAAGGAAGAGATAAAGAAGATTGATGATATGGTTAGTGTTGGTAGTTATGACGGAACAATGGAGGCTAGAAGGAAGGCTCTAGTGACTTACTGTGCAAAGTGGTATGTCATAAAAGAGATCCATTGGAAGCAAATGTCCCGATCCCAACATGCTCGTGATATGGATAAGAACACTAGGTACTTCCACAACCTAGCGTCGGCAAGAAGGAGGAACAACAGTATCGTTTCTTTAGTGATTAATGGAAGACTGGTACGGAATCAGGATAGAATAAAGACTGTGATTACATGTTTTTATAAAGAACTGTATAGGCAAGAGTATGCTCTTTTGATTGGGATCCGTGAGGGACTGGTTAAGAAGATTGATGATGAAGAGACATCACTGCTAGAGGAAATGCCATCAGCTGAGAAAGTACGAGAAGCAGTTTGGGATTGTGAGTCCAGTAAAGCACCAGGTTGTGATGGTTATAatatgaacttcataaagaaatACTGGGGTGAGCTTGGTTAG
- the LOC112698213 gene encoding uncharacterized protein: MGDKKKKAQMFVKLVSAVRTGFFYVKRKPRQFTEKLEFRKYDPRVNRHVLFTEAKMK, from the coding sequence ATGGGGGACAAGAAGAAGAAGGCTCAAATGTTTGTAAAACTAGTGTCTGCTGTTAGGACTGGATTTTTCTATGTGAAGAGAAAGCCAAGGCAGTTCACAGAGAAGCTCGAGTTTCGCAAGTACGATCCAAGGGTTAACCGCCATGTTCTCTTTACAGAGGCTAAGATGAAGTGA